One Methylobacterium oryzae DNA window includes the following coding sequences:
- a CDS encoding YegP family protein, with translation MRFELYRDAKGEWRWRLRARNGEVIADSGEGYVRREDCEHGIALVRQSAEARIEDMTTKIA, from the coding sequence ATGCGGTTCGAACTCTACCGGGACGCCAAGGGCGAGTGGCGCTGGCGCCTGCGGGCGCGCAACGGCGAGGTGATCGCCGATTCGGGCGAAGGCTATGTCCGCCGCGAGGATTGCGAGCACGGCATCGCGTTGGTCCGCCAGAGCGCCGAGGCGCGCATCGAGGACATGACGACGAAGATCGCCTGA
- a CDS encoding acyl-CoA thioesterase: MQHVALSPAGGAPPAEVDLPKGDLTVRTIAMPADTNANGDIFGGWVLSQMDQAGGIAGVDRAQGRVVTVALESMTFIRPVRVGDVLCVYTRVSHVGRTSMKIEVEAWARRFCTQVRERVTQATFTFVAIDEDGRPRQIPPAVPSPSATTT, translated from the coding sequence ATGCAGCACGTCGCACTCTCACCGGCCGGAGGCGCGCCGCCCGCTGAGGTCGATCTGCCCAAGGGCGATCTCACGGTGCGCACCATCGCCATGCCGGCCGACACCAACGCCAACGGCGACATCTTCGGCGGCTGGGTGCTGTCGCAGATGGACCAGGCCGGCGGCATCGCGGGCGTCGACCGGGCGCAGGGCCGGGTGGTCACCGTGGCGCTGGAATCGATGACCTTCATCCGGCCGGTCCGGGTCGGCGACGTGCTGTGCGTCTACACCCGGGTGTCGCATGTCGGCCGGACCTCGATGAAGATCGAGGTCGAGGCCTGGGCACGGCGGTTCTGCACCCAGGTCCGCGAGCGGGTCACGCAGGCCACCTTCACCTTCGTGGCCATCGACGAGGACGGCCGGCCGCGGCAGATCCCGCCGGCCGTGCCGTCCCCGTCCGCGACGACTACTTGA
- a CDS encoding superoxide dismutase family protein, which translates to MTRTLPLLALLGTAAAGGALAQEPPKEAAKPAETYTAPIKNAKGDPIGTLAIRDGANALVLRVTIQPGGLPPGWHGMHFHAVGDCSDPKFMNSKAHVNHDQSKHGLLNAEGPDEGDLPNLYAAQDGSANAEVSSETPLNGEGGLKDGDGAALIIHANEDDHNTQPIGGAGDRVACGVIK; encoded by the coding sequence ATGACCCGCACCCTGCCGCTGCTCGCACTGCTCGGGACCGCCGCCGCCGGCGGCGCCCTGGCACAGGAGCCTCCCAAGGAGGCGGCCAAACCGGCAGAGACCTACACGGCGCCGATCAAGAACGCGAAGGGCGACCCGATCGGCACGCTGGCGATCCGCGACGGGGCAAATGCCCTGGTCCTGCGCGTGACGATCCAGCCCGGTGGCCTGCCGCCCGGCTGGCACGGGATGCATTTCCACGCCGTGGGCGACTGCTCGGACCCGAAGTTCATGAACTCCAAGGCGCACGTGAACCACGACCAGAGCAAGCACGGGCTGCTCAACGCGGAGGGCCCCGACGAGGGCGACCTGCCGAACCTCTACGCGGCGCAGGACGGCTCGGCCAATGCCGAGGTCTCCAGCGAGACGCCGCTGAACGGCGAGGGCGGCCTGAAGGACGGGGACGGCGCGGCGCTGATCATCCACGCCAACGAGGACGACCACAACACCCAGCCGATCGGCGGTGCCGGCGACCGCGTCGCCTGCGGGGTGATCAAGTAG
- a CDS encoding TlyA family RNA methyltransferase, translated as MTRDRTSPDRAAPADDPAENPAPRRADLYLVAHGHFESRARAQAAIRAGLVRVDGRPLARASDPIAPGARVEAEPEHPYASRGGLKLAAALDAFGVDPEGRVALDVGASTGGFTDVLLARGARHVHALDVGRGQLHPRLAGDPRVTNREGTDIRGLGPEALVPPPDLASVDVSFIGLRLVLPALPGLLRPGSAIVALIKPQFEAGRARVGRGGLVRDPAVHAEVCAAVRGTLEGLGAAILGLIDSPVPGGDGNAEFLIGARLP; from the coding sequence ATGACCCGAGACCGGACCAGCCCGGACCGCGCGGCCCCCGCGGACGATCCCGCGGAGAACCCTGCGCCGCGGCGCGCCGACCTGTATCTCGTGGCGCACGGCCATTTCGAGAGCCGGGCCCGGGCCCAGGCGGCGATCCGTGCCGGGCTCGTGCGGGTCGACGGGCGCCCGCTCGCGCGCGCCTCGGACCCGATCGCCCCGGGGGCGCGGGTCGAGGCGGAGCCCGAGCACCCCTACGCCTCCCGCGGCGGCCTCAAGCTCGCCGCCGCGCTGGACGCGTTCGGCGTCGATCCGGAGGGCCGGGTCGCCCTCGACGTCGGCGCCTCGACGGGCGGCTTCACCGACGTGCTGCTCGCCCGCGGCGCCCGCCACGTCCACGCCCTCGACGTGGGCCGAGGCCAGCTCCATCCGCGGCTCGCCGGGGACCCGCGCGTGACCAACCGCGAGGGCACCGACATCCGCGGCCTCGGCCCGGAGGCCCTCGTCCCGCCCCCCGACCTCGCGAGCGTGGACGTGAGCTTCATCGGCCTGCGCCTCGTGCTGCCGGCCCTCCCGGGCCTGCTGAGGCCGGGCTCGGCGATCGTCGCGCTGATCAAGCCGCAATTCGAGGCCGGCCGCGCCCGGGTCGGCCGCGGCGGCCTCGTGCGCGACCCGGCGGTCCACGCCGAGGTCTGCGCGGCCGTCCGCGGGACCCTCGAGGGGCTCGGGGCCGCGATCCTGGGCCTGATCGACTCGCCGGTGCCGGGCGGCGACGGCAATGCCGAATTCCTGATCGGTGCGAGGTTGCCGTGA
- a CDS encoding class I SAM-dependent RNA methyltransferase translates to MSEPADSETVTIRELGARGDGIAEDGTLVPYTLPGERAEIRREARRGALLGLAQASPDRVEPFCPYYMRCGGCRTQHLARTAELAWKRDLVAQALSQARLDVTPGPAIDAHGAGRRRLTLHVREIGGRAEAGLMPARSHALVPIDHCPITVPALHPAPEVARRLAAPLGHGRKPLDVAVTATDQGLDVDLRGHGPVSAGVGAALVRIAGELGLARLSLHGERLMEAEPVSVTADGPAAATRLYPAPGGFLQATAAGQATLCDLTLAALGPRIRRVADLFAGCGPLTLAIARTAAVHAVESDAAALAGLERAARAAAGLRKISGERRDLFRRPLLPPELDAFDAVVFDPPRAGAEAQARQLAAARVPLVIGIACDAGTFARDAATLVAGGYRLETVTPVDQFRHSGHVEMVGVFRREPARRR, encoded by the coding sequence GTGAGCGAGCCAGCGGATAGCGAGACGGTCACGATCCGGGAGCTCGGCGCCCGCGGCGACGGGATCGCCGAGGACGGGACCTTAGTCCCCTACACGCTGCCCGGGGAACGCGCGGAGATCCGCCGGGAGGCGCGGCGCGGCGCCCTGCTCGGCCTAGCGCAGGCCTCGCCCGACCGGGTCGAGCCGTTCTGCCCGTACTACATGCGCTGCGGCGGCTGCCGCACCCAGCACCTCGCGCGGACCGCGGAACTCGCCTGGAAGCGCGACCTCGTCGCCCAGGCCCTGTCCCAGGCGCGCCTCGACGTGACGCCCGGGCCGGCCATCGACGCCCACGGGGCGGGACGCCGCCGCCTCACCCTGCACGTGCGGGAGATCGGCGGCCGGGCCGAGGCTGGGCTGATGCCGGCGCGCAGCCACGCGCTGGTGCCGATCGACCATTGCCCGATCACCGTGCCGGCGCTCCACCCGGCCCCGGAGGTCGCGCGCCGCCTCGCCGCCCCGCTGGGCCACGGGCGCAAGCCCCTCGACGTCGCCGTGACGGCCACCGACCAGGGCCTAGACGTCGACCTGCGCGGTCACGGACCGGTCAGCGCCGGCGTCGGCGCCGCGCTGGTGCGGATCGCCGGCGAACTCGGCCTCGCTCGGCTCTCCCTGCACGGCGAGCGCCTGATGGAGGCCGAGCCGGTCTCGGTCACGGCGGACGGCCCCGCCGCGGCGACCCGCCTCTACCCGGCCCCCGGCGGATTCCTCCAGGCGACCGCGGCCGGTCAGGCGACGCTCTGCGACCTGACTCTGGCGGCCCTCGGCCCCCGCATCCGGCGCGTCGCCGACCTGTTCGCGGGCTGCGGGCCGCTGACGCTGGCGATCGCCCGGACGGCCGCGGTCCACGCCGTCGAATCCGATGCCGCGGCCCTCGCGGGCCTCGAGCGGGCCGCGCGCGCCGCCGCGGGCCTGCGCAAGATCAGCGGCGAGCGCCGCGACCTGTTCCGGCGGCCCCTGCTGCCCCCCGAACTCGATGCCTTCGACGCGGTGGTGTTCGACCCGCCGCGGGCCGGCGCGGAGGCCCAGGCCCGCCAGCTTGCCGCCGCCCGCGTGCCCCTGGTGATCGGCATCGCCTGCGACGCCGGAACCTTCGCGCGGGACGCGGCGACGCTGGTCGCCGGCGGTTACCGGCTGGAGACCGTCACGCCGGTCGACCAGTTCCGCCATTCGGGCCATGTCGAGATGGTCGGGGTGTTCCGGCGCGAGCCCGCGCGGCGGCGCTAG
- a CDS encoding methyl-accepting chemotaxis protein — protein MALVKKAALSGSHAQVRKGEPASLSQLGRLNEESRRKARTFAKQQKAAERIAAATTQLASGVAEASSAAEELRKAMEQIAAGAEEAAGASEQSQRAVTTVSEVIGTARTEAETSRQKSEALQGLIAGVSQQIRLSVGSIATAAERQAASVTLIVELERQAANIGDIVRAVARIADQTNLLALNAAIEAARAGQHGKGFAVVADEVRTLAETSERSAQEIQALIGRIQEDVKVIAEGINRAAEGARQEVARGETITAQLEAVRQAMVEIMRGAETIARVAVESEKAAVEAQKGSELIAAAAEEQSSACQQSLKTIEQQTTALGESEQAATELATLADELKNATDVGKSAEEVASAAEELSSAVEEINRAAAQITTALDQIDRGAQQQTAAAQQSAAAIAQIEKGALLAQDSARDALEKGGLITSQLQENRAAVDGLVAGVGNALAETDRSREQINALEQVSRKIDKIVDAITTVAIQTNMLAVNGSIEAARAGEFGKGFMVVSTDIRNLARDSSENAERIKDLVKAIQDQIVVVRRDLEAISAAAAAEVEKNRAITRDLETTADDMGVVLDGNRQILQGADLIIRNVEEAKRGVDQIATAARQGGQAVNEAQQAAREQANGAEELAAAIEEVASLADELQNQD, from the coding sequence ATGGCCCTCGTGAAGAAAGCCGCCCTGTCGGGATCGCACGCGCAGGTCCGGAAGGGCGAGCCGGCCAGTCTGAGCCAGCTCGGGCGCCTCAACGAGGAGAGCCGGCGCAAGGCCCGGACCTTCGCCAAGCAGCAGAAGGCGGCGGAGCGCATCGCGGCGGCGACAACCCAGCTCGCCAGCGGCGTCGCCGAGGCCTCGTCGGCGGCCGAGGAGCTGCGCAAGGCGATGGAGCAGATCGCCGCCGGCGCCGAGGAGGCGGCCGGGGCCTCCGAGCAGTCGCAGCGCGCCGTCACGACCGTGTCGGAGGTAATCGGCACCGCCCGCACCGAGGCCGAGACCTCGCGCCAGAAATCGGAGGCGCTCCAGGGACTCATCGCCGGCGTGAGCCAGCAGATCCGGCTCAGCGTCGGCTCGATCGCCACGGCGGCCGAGCGTCAGGCGGCCTCGGTCACGCTGATCGTCGAGCTGGAGCGGCAGGCGGCCAATATCGGCGACATCGTCCGCGCCGTCGCTCGCATCGCCGACCAGACCAATCTCCTGGCCCTGAACGCCGCCATCGAGGCGGCCCGGGCCGGCCAGCACGGCAAGGGCTTCGCGGTGGTCGCCGACGAGGTCCGCACCTTGGCGGAGACCTCCGAGCGCAGCGCCCAGGAGATCCAGGCGCTGATCGGCCGGATCCAGGAAGACGTGAAGGTCATCGCCGAGGGCATCAACCGCGCGGCCGAGGGCGCGCGCCAAGAGGTCGCGCGGGGCGAGACGATCACCGCCCAGCTCGAGGCGGTGCGGCAGGCCATGGTCGAGATCATGCGCGGCGCCGAGACCATCGCCCGGGTGGCCGTCGAGTCTGAGAAGGCCGCGGTCGAGGCGCAGAAGGGGTCCGAGCTGATCGCGGCGGCGGCCGAGGAGCAATCCTCCGCCTGCCAGCAATCGCTCAAGACCATCGAGCAGCAGACCACCGCCCTCGGGGAGAGCGAGCAGGCTGCCACCGAGCTCGCGACCCTGGCGGACGAGCTGAAGAACGCCACCGACGTCGGCAAGAGCGCCGAGGAGGTCGCCTCGGCGGCCGAGGAGCTGTCCTCGGCGGTGGAGGAGATCAACCGGGCCGCCGCGCAGATCACCACGGCGCTCGACCAGATCGACCGGGGCGCCCAGCAGCAGACGGCAGCCGCGCAGCAATCGGCCGCCGCGATCGCGCAGATCGAGAAGGGAGCGCTCCTCGCCCAGGACAGCGCCCGCGACGCCCTGGAGAAGGGCGGCCTGATCACGAGCCAGCTTCAGGAGAACCGGGCCGCGGTAGACGGACTGGTCGCGGGCGTCGGCAATGCCCTCGCGGAGACCGACCGGAGCCGAGAGCAGATCAACGCCCTGGAGCAGGTGAGCCGGAAGATCGACAAGATCGTCGACGCGATCACCACGGTGGCGATCCAGACCAACATGCTGGCGGTGAACGGCTCGATCGAGGCGGCCCGGGCCGGCGAGTTCGGCAAAGGCTTCATGGTGGTCTCCACCGACATCCGCAACCTCGCCCGGGATTCCTCGGAGAACGCGGAGCGGATCAAGGACCTCGTGAAGGCGATCCAGGACCAGATCGTGGTGGTGCGCCGGGACCTGGAGGCGATCTCCGCGGCGGCCGCCGCCGAGGTCGAGAAGAACCGGGCGATCACCCGCGACCTCGAGACCACCGCCGACGACATGGGCGTGGTGCTCGACGGCAACCGGCAGATCCTCCAGGGCGCCGACCTGATCATCCGCAACGTCGAGGAGGCGAAGCGCGGCGTCGACCAGATCGCCACGGCGGCCCGCCAGGGCGGCCAGGCGGTGAACGAGGCGCAGCAGGCCGCCCGCGAGCAGGCGAACGGCGCGGAGGAACTCGCCGCCGCCATCGAGGAGGTCGCGTCGCTGGCCGACGAACTCCAGAACCAGGACTGA
- a CDS encoding chemotaxis protein CheW, whose product MSNDASASAATDRSETASALQFVTFHVARETYAVPLAEVQEIIRLPDMVDVPLAPPALVGLANLRGSVLPVASLRRLFELPDRVHDDAARVVVVGQGSGDGGGAGGTSGFVVDRMASVITAEPGEIEGTDGLTATAATELLAGVIKRPAGIVLIIDLGRLLQRSGSVRAGAEGGSGGRNAVGPIEAGGAASARPEGEAGLSDEIQLVSFELAGQEYALPIEQVQEIVQVPDRVSELPKAERHVIGVINLRDRLLPLVSLRALFGLPGVPLGEQNRIVVVASREAAGSVGIVTDTVKEVLRVPRAVVDPLPDLLAQGDALREVEAICRLGGGRRLVSILSAARLFATTGIAGGLAGLGAAEEGPVQERQTATAPTRADEEEQFVVFRLADEEYGVPIDAVHEIVRVPEQLTHVPRTPGFIEGIVNLRGAVLPVVDQRRRFRLPEAARNDRQRIMVFAIAGVRTGFIVDSVSEVLKIPRSAIVPAPDLAQDEDSAVEWVANLAAAKRIILMVNVDRLLSRHEVADLQAA is encoded by the coding sequence ATGTCCAACGACGCCTCAGCCTCGGCCGCGACCGACCGGTCGGAGACCGCCTCCGCGCTCCAGTTCGTGACCTTCCACGTCGCCCGCGAGACCTACGCGGTGCCCCTCGCGGAGGTGCAGGAGATCATCCGCCTGCCCGACATGGTCGACGTTCCCCTGGCACCCCCCGCCCTGGTGGGACTGGCCAACCTGCGCGGCTCGGTCCTGCCGGTGGCGAGCCTGCGGCGGCTGTTCGAGCTGCCCGACCGGGTCCACGACGACGCCGCCCGGGTGGTCGTGGTCGGCCAGGGGTCCGGCGACGGCGGCGGCGCTGGCGGGACCTCCGGCTTCGTGGTCGACCGGATGGCGAGCGTGATCACCGCCGAGCCCGGGGAGATCGAGGGGACTGACGGCCTCACCGCCACCGCGGCGACCGAGCTGCTCGCGGGCGTGATCAAGCGGCCGGCCGGCATCGTGCTGATCATCGATCTCGGGCGCCTGCTGCAGCGCAGCGGGTCCGTGCGCGCCGGCGCAGAGGGCGGGTCGGGCGGACGGAACGCGGTCGGGCCGATCGAGGCCGGCGGCGCGGCCTCGGCGCGGCCGGAGGGCGAGGCCGGGCTCTCCGACGAGATCCAGCTCGTGTCCTTCGAGCTCGCGGGCCAGGAATACGCCCTGCCGATCGAGCAGGTGCAGGAGATCGTCCAGGTCCCCGACCGCGTCAGCGAGCTGCCGAAGGCCGAGCGCCACGTCATCGGTGTGATCAACCTGCGCGACCGGTTGCTGCCCCTGGTCAGCCTGCGGGCGCTGTTCGGGCTGCCGGGCGTGCCCCTGGGAGAGCAGAACCGGATCGTGGTGGTCGCCTCCCGGGAAGCCGCCGGCTCCGTCGGCATCGTCACCGACACGGTGAAGGAGGTGCTGCGGGTGCCCCGCGCGGTGGTCGACCCGCTGCCCGACCTGCTCGCGCAGGGCGACGCGCTGCGCGAGGTCGAGGCGATCTGCCGGCTCGGCGGCGGCAGGCGGCTGGTCTCGATCCTGTCGGCCGCCCGCCTGTTCGCCACCACCGGGATCGCCGGCGGCCTCGCCGGCCTCGGAGCCGCAGAGGAGGGACCCGTGCAGGAACGTCAGACCGCGACCGCGCCGACGCGCGCCGACGAGGAGGAGCAGTTCGTCGTCTTCCGCCTGGCGGACGAGGAGTACGGCGTGCCGATCGACGCCGTGCACGAGATCGTCCGCGTCCCCGAGCAGCTCACCCACGTGCCGCGGACGCCCGGCTTCATTGAGGGCATCGTCAACCTGCGGGGGGCGGTGCTGCCGGTGGTCGACCAGCGCCGCCGCTTCCGGCTCCCGGAGGCCGCGCGCAACGACCGCCAGCGCATCATGGTCTTCGCGATCGCGGGGGTGCGGACCGGCTTCATCGTCGACTCGGTCTCGGAGGTCCTGAAGATCCCCCGCTCGGCCATCGTGCCGGCGCCGGACCTCGCGCAGGACGAAGACAGCGCCGTGGAGTGGGTCGCCAACCTCGCCGCCGCCAAGCGGATCATCCTGATGGTGAACGTCGACCGGCTCCTCAGCCGGCACGAGGTCGCGGATCTGCAGGCGGCCTGA
- the cheB gene encoding chemotaxis-specific protein-glutamate methyltransferase CheB, protein MPKLLIVDDSALMRKHLRLIFEETGQFEVRTARNGRDALDQIDSFEPDVVTLDINMPEMDGLTCLGEIMAARPRPVVMVSSLTRESAAVTLEAMQLGAVDYVEKPGGTVSLNIGEVRDEMVAKVRVAARAKPGRARGLLDRVRRGRGEIAKRRPAPRTAARVEGCVLIGVSTGGPRTLEEILPELPADLPWPVVIAQHMPGSFTGAFAQRLDRLCALGVVEVTAPVPLAAGRVYIGRGDADVVIERRLGRLAVATVPSDPALRWHPSVDRLVRSARDHLLPEALIGVELTGMGDDGAAALAALRAAGGRTIAEAESSAVVFGMPAELIRLGGATLTLPARSIPAQLVGWLS, encoded by the coding sequence ATGCCCAAGCTCCTGATCGTCGACGACTCCGCTCTGATGCGCAAACACCTTCGCCTGATCTTCGAGGAGACGGGCCAGTTCGAGGTGCGCACGGCGCGCAACGGCCGCGACGCCCTGGACCAGATCGACAGCTTCGAGCCCGACGTGGTCACCCTCGACATCAACATGCCCGAGATGGACGGACTCACCTGCCTCGGCGAGATCATGGCGGCGCGCCCGCGCCCGGTGGTCATGGTCTCGTCGCTGACCCGCGAGAGCGCCGCCGTGACCCTGGAGGCGATGCAGCTCGGCGCCGTCGATTACGTGGAGAAGCCCGGCGGCACCGTCTCCCTCAACATCGGCGAGGTCCGGGACGAGATGGTCGCCAAGGTCCGCGTCGCGGCCCGGGCCAAGCCCGGCCGCGCCCGCGGCCTCCTCGACCGGGTCCGGCGCGGGCGCGGCGAGATCGCGAAGCGCCGCCCGGCGCCCCGGACCGCGGCCCGCGTGGAGGGCTGCGTCCTGATCGGCGTGTCGACCGGGGGACCGCGGACGCTGGAGGAGATCCTGCCGGAGCTTCCGGCCGACCTGCCCTGGCCGGTCGTGATCGCCCAGCACATGCCGGGCTCCTTCACGGGGGCCTTCGCCCAGCGCCTGGACCGCCTCTGCGCCCTGGGGGTGGTGGAGGTGACCGCCCCGGTCCCCCTCGCGGCGGGCCGCGTCTACATCGGCCGGGGCGACGCCGACGTGGTGATCGAGCGCCGGCTCGGCCGGCTCGCGGTCGCCACCGTCCCGAGCGACCCGGCCCTGCGCTGGCACCCCAGCGTCGACCGCCTCGTCCGCAGCGCCCGGGATCACCTGCTGCCCGAAGCCCTGATCGGCGTCGAACTCACCGGCATGGGCGACGACGGCGCCGCCGCCCTGGCGGCCCTGCGGGCTGCCGGCGGCCGCACCATCGCGGAGGCCGAGTCGAGCGCCGTCGTGTTCGGCATGCCGGCCGAGCTGATCCGCCTCGGCGGCGCGACCCTGACGCTGCCCGCCCGCTCCATCCCGGCCCAGCTCGTCGGCTGGCTGTCCTGA
- a CDS encoding HEAT repeat domain-containing protein, translating to MALVRKHPALPAPAEALEDPRIALEGPTAAGRRDAAHRLAADPDAAGLLADRLGREADRSVGEAILGALGRIGTPAAAERLFGLLGSEDVWLRNAAIETLQEMDAAVLGALERALADPDSDRRIFAVNVLVSLRHPAAATYARRVLAEDGHVNVCAAALDVLAEIGTPEMVPEIEAAAARFPDAPFLRFAARAACRRIT from the coding sequence ATGGCCCTGGTCCGCAAGCACCCCGCCCTCCCCGCGCCGGCGGAAGCCCTGGAGGATCCCCGGATCGCCCTGGAGGGCCCGACGGCCGCCGGGCGCCGCGACGCGGCCCATCGCCTGGCCGCCGATCCCGACGCCGCCGGCCTGCTGGCCGACCGCCTCGGCCGCGAGGCGGACCGGAGCGTCGGCGAGGCGATCCTCGGCGCCCTCGGCCGCATCGGCACCCCGGCGGCGGCCGAGCGCCTGTTCGGCCTGCTGGGCTCGGAGGACGTCTGGTTGCGCAACGCCGCGATCGAGACGCTGCAGGAGATGGACGCGGCGGTGCTCGGCGCCCTCGAGCGGGCCCTCGCCGATCCCGACAGCGACCGCCGGATCTTCGCGGTGAACGTGCTGGTCTCCCTGCGCCACCCGGCGGCCGCGACCTACGCCCGCCGGGTCCTGGCCGAGGACGGGCACGTCAACGTCTGCGCCGCCGCCCTCGACGTGCTCGCCGAGATCGGCACGCCCGAGATGGTGCCGGAGATCGAGGCCGCCGCCGCCCGCTTCCCCGACGCGCCGTTCCTGCGCTTCGCGGCCAGGGCCGCCTGCCGCCGCATCACCTGA
- a CDS encoding CheR family methyltransferase: MTAPFPPPTPVVTDADFVRFRDFFYRKTGIMFADNKRYFVDKRLQERMLASALPVFRDYFNTLRFQASGQEFQTLVNLMTVNETYFYREEYQFRCLVRSILPEVTRRKRPGEPVRIWSVPCSTGEEPYSIAFQLLDTWPEVDRYDIEIVASDIDTAVLDQAKRGLYGDRAVQHVPRATLERYTRRVQGAHEVIPDIRESIAFARVNLSDPLSTRQFRGFDVVFCRNLLIYFDDASRRGAAQTLYEALDPGGFVCLGHSESMSRISALFDLRKFAEAIVYQKPLSAEA, translated from the coding sequence ATGACCGCACCGTTCCCGCCGCCGACGCCCGTCGTCACCGATGCCGACTTCGTCCGCTTCCGCGACTTCTTCTACCGCAAGACCGGCATCATGTTCGCCGACAACAAGCGCTACTTCGTCGACAAGCGCCTGCAGGAGCGGATGCTCGCGAGCGCGCTGCCGGTTTTCCGCGACTACTTCAACACCCTGCGATTCCAGGCCAGCGGCCAGGAGTTCCAGACGCTCGTCAACCTGATGACCGTCAACGAGACCTACTTCTACCGCGAGGAGTACCAGTTCCGCTGCCTCGTCCGGTCGATCCTCCCGGAGGTCACCCGGCGCAAGCGGCCGGGCGAGCCGGTGCGGATCTGGTCGGTGCCCTGCTCGACCGGCGAGGAGCCCTACTCGATCGCCTTCCAGCTCCTCGACACGTGGCCGGAGGTCGACCGGTACGACATCGAGATCGTCGCCTCGGACATCGACACCGCCGTGCTCGACCAAGCCAAGCGCGGCCTCTACGGCGACCGCGCGGTCCAGCACGTCCCCCGGGCGACCCTGGAGCGCTACACCCGGCGGGTGCAGGGCGCCCACGAGGTGATCCCGGACATCCGCGAGTCGATCGCCTTCGCGCGGGTCAACCTCTCGGACCCGCTCTCGACCCGGCAGTTCCGCGGCTTCGACGTCGTGTTCTGCCGCAACCTGCTGATCTACTTCGACGACGCGTCCCGCCGCGGCGCCGCCCAGACGCTCTACGAGGCGCTCGATCCCGGTGGCTTCGTCTGCCTCGGCCATTCCGAGTCGATGAGCCGGATCTCCGCGCTGTTCGACCTCCGGAAGTTCGCGGAGGCGATCGTCTACCAGAAGCCCCTGAGCGCGGAGGCCTGA
- a CDS encoding response regulator transcription factor — MARILVIDDATTVRLYYRDVLEEAGFAVEEAVNGYEGLEKAVAEGFDLVLVDVNMPKMDGYAFLRQGRTMPELQAVPAVMISTESAGADRARAFAAGANLYLVKPVRPDALVAVATVMAGAAP; from the coding sequence ATGGCCAGGATCCTCGTCATCGACGACGCCACCACGGTGCGCCTGTACTACCGCGACGTGCTGGAAGAGGCCGGCTTCGCGGTCGAGGAGGCCGTGAACGGCTACGAGGGCCTGGAGAAGGCCGTCGCCGAGGGCTTCGACCTCGTCCTCGTCGACGTGAACATGCCCAAGATGGACGGCTACGCCTTCCTGCGGCAGGGCCGGACCATGCCGGAGCTCCAGGCGGTGCCGGCCGTGATGATCTCCACGGAGAGCGCCGGCGCCGACCGCGCGCGGGCCTTCGCGGCGGGCGCCAACCTCTACCTCGTCAAGCCGGTGCGCCCGGACGCCCTCGTCGCGGTCGCCACCGTGATGGCCGGAGCCGCACCGTGA